In Brucella melitensis bv. 1 str. 16M, a genomic segment contains:
- a CDS encoding PopZ family protein, with product MAQTSSAAREPSMEEILASIRRIIEDSDVSRHPVPGASSFPARGEVAEFRRPAAQQDEKPETVLPENPSMMQGIFNEQPSLRGPLAEAAEEVVVTEALEQDEEDDIVLDAQNDDRRDEEVAPVATRAAPVSEEAAHKAEPLGAPVEAALVEPRPEENFAKGESEMSTNGKEPAAILSEATQRHVAAAFQDLNHVVHSAPRRSFDEIAAELLRPMLQDWLDKNLPTLVERLVREEIERVVRGEK from the coding sequence ATGGCCCAGACATCCAGCGCGGCACGCGAACCGTCCATGGAAGAAATTCTTGCTTCCATTCGGCGGATTATCGAAGACAGCGATGTTTCCCGTCATCCCGTTCCCGGCGCGTCTTCTTTCCCGGCGCGTGGCGAAGTGGCGGAATTTCGCCGTCCCGCTGCACAGCAGGATGAAAAGCCAGAAACTGTACTGCCCGAAAATCCTTCGATGATGCAGGGCATCTTCAATGAGCAGCCTTCATTGCGCGGCCCGCTCGCAGAAGCTGCCGAAGAGGTGGTGGTTACCGAGGCGCTTGAGCAAGACGAAGAGGACGACATCGTTCTCGATGCCCAGAATGATGATCGCCGCGACGAGGAAGTTGCTCCGGTTGCAACGCGCGCGGCCCCTGTCTCAGAGGAAGCTGCTCATAAGGCCGAACCTCTCGGTGCTCCGGTTGAGGCTGCTCTTGTGGAGCCCCGGCCGGAAGAAAATTTCGCGAAGGGGGAAAGCGAAATGTCCACAAACGGGAAGGAACCTGCCGCTATTTTATCGGAAGCGACGCAACGCCATGTTGCCGCAGCATTTCAGGATTTGAATCATGTGGTTCATTCCGCGCCGCGCCGGTCCTTCGATGAGATCGCCGCGGAACTGCTGCGCCCCATGCTGCAAGACTGGTTGGACAAAAATCTTCCGACACTGGTGGAACGCCTCGTGCGTGAGGAAATCGAACGCGTGGTACGCGGCGAAAAATAA